Genomic segment of Alcanivorax borkumensis SK2:
GGAGATTGGGGTCGAGTCCATTGTCTACGGCATTCGCCCGGGCAGCCGCTGCCGCGGTATACGAATCGCCACTGCTCTCAATGTCAAGGGCGCTCGCTGCCGCCTGTTGCAGAGCTAAGCAAAGCGCTCCTTGCTGATCATTAAGCACCAGGGTTTTGGGCGCATTATCCCCATTCCCCAGAGCCTGCCCTCGTTCAGCTAACGTATTGAGCAGATACAGATCGGCGTTATCCCAGGCTTGCAGAGTCTCGTTGCGCCGACGCGGCCAGCGCTGCAAGCAAAGCTCGCCCCAAGGGTGGTGAAAAGGCGTCATCGTTGTCCTGTATTCATAGCAAAAGCAAGCGGGGCGCATTTTGCCCGTTACCTGCAGGATTGGCCAGAAACTGCGCAACCGGGCTTTGCCACGGGATTTAAGTATGGCATTTTTTAGATTGGCTGCTAGAATGCGCAGCCATCGGAGTATAGCTCAGCTTGGTAGAGTACTACGTTCGGGACGTAGGGGTCGCAGGTTCGAATCCTGCTACTCCGACCAATTTAAAAAGGCCGCTAATCAGCGGCCTTTTTTTGTGGGCTTATCGGTGATGAGAACAGAGGTTTCGTAACTTAATAACTAAGCCTTAATAACAACGCCATAGCCGTAAGCCGACACCCTACGCAAAGTCAGAGCCGCTATTGTCCCAGCCGTCGTTTGGTAAGACCGGTAGCCTGAGCATCCAGCGGATTCTCCGGCCACGGGTGTTTGGGGTAACGTCCGCGCAGATCCTTGCGCACCGCTGCGTAGTTTTCTGCCCAGAACCGGGCCAGATTATCGGTGATGGCTGCCGGGCGGCCCGCCGGCGTAAGCAGATGCACCGTAATCGACAGGGCACCACCAGCCAGTGCCGGCAGCGTTTTCAAGCCAAACAACTCCTGCAGTTTGGCGGCCAGCACCACCTGCTCGCCGGTATAATCCAGCCGCACACTGCGCCCGGTGGGAATCACCACACTCTCTGGCATGTCCTGTTTCAGTTGGCGCTGCTGCTCCAGAGTTAAAAGGCTCGACAGTGCCACTCCCAGCGGCAGTTTTTTCAGGTCTACCACACTGCGCATTCCTGCTAGATACGGTGCTAACCACTGTTCTAGATCAGACAACAATCCTGCCTCACTCACATCCGGCCAGTGCCCATCTGGCTGCACGCAAGCCAAACGAACAACCCGTGCCTGCCATTGCCGCCAGGACTCATCCCAGGGCAGCACAGCCAGTCCCAACTGACGAATACCGGCTAACAGCCCGGTTATCCGTTGCTCGCTATCCAGCGACGTCAACGTCTGGCTTTGCAGCACCAGATTGCCCAGCATCCGCTCACGGCGACCACTCACACGCTGCCTCTCTGCATCCCAGCCGACCTGTTCTCGCCACACCCCATGCTGCTCTTGGGCAGCCTCGACTTCGTCTTCTGTCAGTGGCCAAGCGAGCCGAATACGCGCGTCTTTAGGCTGACCATCGGTATCCATCACCAGCAGCCATTCCGTGCCCTGCAAACTGTCACTATCGTGTAGAAACAGGCCGGGGCCATCGGCCATTTGATAACGCCCTCGACCACCGCTACGCCGGCGACTGATCTGTAACGGATACACTGAGGCCAACAACGTCCCCATCGCATCACGCCAGCGCTGTTCGGAATGGCCGTTATTGATTTTCAGGCGCCGCGCCTCGGCCAGCACTGCCCCAAAACGCTGAGGTTGATTCTCCAGCGCTTCCAGCCGTCGCCTCAGGTCCACTCCCTCGCCAGGGAGAATATCCCGCTCGGACAGCAGCGCAACCAGCTGAGCTGCGGACTCCGCCAATCCGGCTTCGCCTGCAACAATCAATAGTGACGCCAGTGACGGGTCCACGGGCAGCTGCGCGATGGCCTCTCCTCGTGAGGTCAGCGAGCCATTTTCGTCTAAAGCACCCGCGCTTTGCAGCCGCTGCACCGCACTGTTCCAGGCCGCTTGAGGGGGCGCATCCAACCATGGCATTTGTTGCGGTTCACGACTGCCCCAGCGGGCCAAATCTAGCACCAGACGATCAAGCCCCACGCGCTGAATTTCCGGCAACTGATAACGTGCCAATACCTCCGACTTCCCCCACAAGCGGACACTGTGACCTGGGCCCAACCGCCCGGCCCGACCACTGCGCTGACGGGCATTGGCCTCACTGATACGGCGGGTCACCAGCCGACTGCGATGCCTTGCCGGATCATAAACCGGCTCACGGGCAAACCCGCTGTCAATCACATGGGTCACTCCCTCAATGGTCAGGCTGGTTTCCGCCACATTGGTGGTCAGCACGATTAATCGCGGTTCAGTGGCCGCAAGCGCCAACACCTGCTGTTGCTTATCCAGCGGCAACCCCCCGTAGAGTGAGGTGACCGGTGTAGTACAACCACACTGATTTAACTGACTGGCAACCCTGCGTATATCCCCCTGACCCGGCAGAAAGACTAGCATCACGCCAGCGGTGTCAACCAACGCCATGACTTGCTCGGCACAATGATCCCGCCAATCCTCGCGCGCAGAAACGGGCACATAGGACACCGTTACCGGGTAGCTCTGCCCTTCGCTGCGTATCACCGGCGCTCCAAGCAAATGTTCCAGCGGCCCGCAGTCCAAAGTGGCAGACATCACCAGCAAGCCCAAGTCCAAACGAAATGCCTCACAGGTCTCCAACATTAACGCCAGACCAAGATCCGCATTCAGTGACCGTTCATGAAATTCATCAAAGATAACCAGGCTGACACCGGGTAGTTCCGGGTCCTTGAGTAACATGCGCGTGAGTATGCCTTCAGTCACCACTTCCAAGCGAGTGTGTGCACTTACCTGGGTGTCAGTACGGGTGCGATAGCCCACGGATCGCCCCACCGGCTCCCCCCGCTGGGAGGCCATAAAAGTGGCCACGGAGCGTGCGGCCACCCGGCGTGGTTCCAGCATCAATATTTTGCCGTTGGCACCCCACTCACTGTCCAGTAGAGCCAGCGGTACACGAGTGGATTTCCCGGCGCCAGGTGGCGCTTCAAGAATGGTACGATTGTACCTTTTTAACGCTTTTAAAAGCGGCTCAATCGCGTTATCTACCGGAAAAACTCTCGCCATTCGTTACGTCCGCCCTCGTTTCTCAGTGACCGCCGTCACGCTGACACTTTTCGCCACACGCTGATACGTGTAACAAGCAAAACCTATGCTATATTCTGTGCACAAACCTAATAATTAATAACTAACACATATAGTGATTTATGCTGAATGATTTGGGGATTCCTGAGCATCTAATCTGGAAACTGAACCATTTTGACAACCATAAACGGGCGGTCAATTTTATCAAACAGTTCCAAGACACGCTGTGTGTCTACAGTGCACCGGTACAGCAGCTTTATACTAACTACGACATTTCACTGCCGGATGGCGATGATCGTTCGATGATTATTCTGCCCAACCCCTACGCATACCATGACACCTTCAACAGTATTAGTGACACCAGTGTGCATGCCAGCGGCATGTATATTGTCCCAGGGGATTTGTTTGGCAAGGAGGGGTTATACCTGACCCTGCGACTACTTAAGTACGGCAAACGTGTTATCAGGCCGGTACCGCTGAAAGTTGGATTGTGGGCGCTAATGAAAAAAGGAACCAACGAGATCCCTTTCCTCCCGGTAATTACTAAAGGCGATTTACGCGCGTTTCGTAAGGACTCCCCCTGCTTACATCTCCACCGCATTCAACCGTCGAAGCTGGGGCATCGCTCTCCCATGGAGGTAAAAGCCATCCAGCAAGTGATTCGCGATAGGCTTAAAGTGTATATGTAACAATACCCGAGGCCTGACGCGCATCAGCTAGCGGCTTTTATGTTTCCTGGGGTTGATCACAATAATAATGCAACAGCTGAATCTAACACTGCAAACCGCTGCAGGCTCGGCCTCAAGCCACGATCCCGGTTTTCCTGGATCACGCAGATGAGTTGATCCGTTCCATGAATCCATGATCCAACCCTGCTCTCGAGCGGTGCCAATTCATCCCAGAACAATTGAACTCAAGGGGCTTACTCTGCCCGCTCCAACGTTTTCTTGTACCTTACCGTGCGCATTTTTCGTTTCCTGCAACACCCCCGAAGTAACCGTTAAACGAACACCAACGTACCCGTCTGTGGCTAGCCGGCTAATCCAATAATTTGCACAAGCGATTACGTAAGCCACGTAAATGGCGCATTTGCTGTTTGCCGGGTTTTTGCTGCGGATCGTACAGCGACCGTTGATAGTAGCGGGCCCAGTCATGGGCCGGGCTTGCGGCCCGAGGCCAGCGTTCAGAAATGGCTTCAGCCAATAATGAAGGGGTTAACCCAGGTGACAGCCTCAACCCTCGGCTCTGAACATGTTGATATAGATGCCAGAATTCCTTTTCCATTGAGGATTGACGATGCGCCGGGGTATGCCAAAACAGATACAGGCCATACAACCCCAACAACAACGCAATAGACACTATCAACGTTACGGCCAACCGTAGGGGGGTGACCTGCCCAAGCAACTTGCCGAGTACGGACAGTTGTAACTGGCTGTCATAGCCAAGCACCCAGGTCTGCCAGCGAAAATCCACATAATCTGCCCACTCACGCATGGCCCCCAGCAAACCACTGCCAGCAAAAGCATCCAACTCAATCCCGCTTAGCCCCGTCCCGGATTGTTCATCTTCAAGAGCCGCCCTCAACCCGTGTTCCACCCGCTCCGGGGCCACCGCTCCGGTTGGGTCTACCCGCACCCATCCTTGCCCCTCCAGCCAGACCTCACTCCAAGCATGGGCGTCATACTGGCGAACCAGTAAGTGAGACCCCAGGCTATTCTGTTCCCCGCCTTGGTAGCCCACCACCACCCGAGCAGGAATGCCCGCAGCCCGCATAAGAAAAGTAAAACTGGAAGCATAGTGCTCACAGAAGCCCTTGCGCGAACGGAACAAGAAATCGTCGATGGGATCGGCCACCAGTTTTGGCGGCCGCAGTGTGTAGTGGAAAGGTTGCTGACGAAAATAGGCAAGAGCCTGCTGCACCACTGCCGTATCTGCGTCGCTATCTAGGCGCCACCGCTGAGCCAGCCCTCGAGCCCGGCGACCGCTGTCATCCGGAATCGACAGCATCAACGCTTCTTCCTGGGGCGCCAATGGCAGCCGACGGGTCGCCGCTGGCACACTGACCACCCGGTAGCTCTGTCGCTGACTGACCGGATTATTTGACACAAGTCGCATATCCCGGGCCAAACTAACCCCCTCGCCACTCACGAAAGGTACCGGCATGGCAAACAGCCAACGGCGCTGGGTGGGCTCGACAATCACTTGGTAGGCGTAACTATTGCCGTCGCTACGTCCAGCGGTAAGCGCCGTCATCCAGTCCGGCGCGTTCCCGCCGCCACGATACAGATAGCTCTCTTTGTCCATGCCTTTGGGAATAGCCTGCTGCCAGGCGCGGCCATCGAAATAACTCAGAGTGAGCCCCCGCCAGTAGCGTTGCGCCGGGGGCGGCATCTCGCCCTCAAAGGCAACCCGGAACGCTAGGGCGGACGACTCTGATAGCTCACTAATCTGTCCCGGTGCCATGCTGTCTGTCATCCCGGTGCGCGCTTTACCGTTGCCCACCTGCATATTCCATAATGGGGCGACCCTGGGCACCAGCACAAACAGAATCAGCATCAACGGTATCGCCTGGGCCATAATCACCCCGGCACGTTTAAGATGCTGCCCCCCGCTGGCGCGGGTATCGCTGTGATTAATCCCCGCCAAGCACGCGGTGAGCAGCACCATGCACAACAACACGTAGAGGAACATCAGCGGGCTTTGCGAAAATAGCAACGACGTGGCGCAGACAAAGAAACCCAACACTAACAACACATAGGCATCGCGCTGGCTCACTACCTCTAGGTATTTGAGCCCAAACAGCGAAACCAGCAAGGCGACCCCGGCTTCCGGCCCATAAAGGCGGCCAAAACTATAAAAGGTGAGCGCCACCACAGCCATTAATAGCAGGCTGCGAATAATACGACCGGGGAGCGCCATTCGTTGCCGGTTCACCAGTGCGCGGATCACCACCACCAGCGCAAATAAACCGGTCTGCCAAAGCGGACCTTTGAGCAGCTGGGGTATCGCACAGAACGTCACCGCAAGCGTCAGCCAGAGCTGAGTGTGGGAAGGGACCTGGTAAATGCGCGCCATCAGAACTCCGGGTAACAGGCCAACGCATCCAGCAAGCGCCAGCGGTGCACATCACCGGTGTCCGGTGCTAATGTCAGCCCCGGTAGCACCAATCCATAGGGCTGATGTTCCCGGTCTAGCTCAAGCACCCAATGACACAGAATAGAAAGCCGCTGCTCATCTGCTAGACCTTCCAGCTTGTCCCAACGCAACCAGAGCCGACCGCCCACAGGTTCTTCGAACAACTTGGTGTTTAGGCCTCTGCCTCGAGCATAGCCTTTCCAGTCGATCTTGCGCAGCGAGTCGCCGGGAACGTAACG
This window contains:
- a CDS encoding transglutaminaseTgpA domain-containing protein, producing MARIYQVPSHTQLWLTLAVTFCAIPQLLKGPLWQTGLFALVVVIRALVNRQRMALPGRIIRSLLLMAVVALTFYSFGRLYGPEAGVALLVSLFGLKYLEVVSQRDAYVLLVLGFFVCATSLLFSQSPLMFLYVLLCMVLLTACLAGINHSDTRASGGQHLKRAGVIMAQAIPLMLILFVLVPRVAPLWNMQVGNGKARTGMTDSMAPGQISELSESSALAFRVAFEGEMPPPAQRYWRGLTLSYFDGRAWQQAIPKGMDKESYLYRGGGNAPDWMTALTAGRSDGNSYAYQVIVEPTQRRWLFAMPVPFVSGEGVSLARDMRLVSNNPVSQRQSYRVVSVPAATRRLPLAPQEEALMLSIPDDSGRRARGLAQRWRLDSDADTAVVQQALAYFRQQPFHYTLRPPKLVADPIDDFLFRSRKGFCEHYASSFTFLMRAAGIPARVVVGYQGGEQNSLGSHLLVRQYDAHAWSEVWLEGQGWVRVDPTGAVAPERVEHGLRAALEDEQSGTGLSGIELDAFAGSGLLGAMREWADYVDFRWQTWVLGYDSQLQLSVLGKLLGQVTPLRLAVTLIVSIALLLGLYGLYLFWHTPAHRQSSMEKEFWHLYQHVQSRGLRLSPGLTPSLLAEAISERWPRAASPAHDWARYYQRSLYDPQQKPGKQQMRHLRGLRNRLCKLLD
- the hrpB gene encoding ATP-dependent helicase HrpB is translated as MARVFPVDNAIEPLLKALKRYNRTILEAPPGAGKSTRVPLALLDSEWGANGKILMLEPRRVAARSVATFMASQRGEPVGRSVGYRTRTDTQVSAHTRLEVVTEGILTRMLLKDPELPGVSLVIFDEFHERSLNADLGLALMLETCEAFRLDLGLLVMSATLDCGPLEHLLGAPVIRSEGQSYPVTVSYVPVSAREDWRDHCAEQVMALVDTAGVMLVFLPGQGDIRRVASQLNQCGCTTPVTSLYGGLPLDKQQQVLALAATEPRLIVLTTNVAETSLTIEGVTHVIDSGFAREPVYDPARHRSRLVTRRISEANARQRSGRAGRLGPGHSVRLWGKSEVLARYQLPEIQRVGLDRLVLDLARWGSREPQQMPWLDAPPQAAWNSAVQRLQSAGALDENGSLTSRGEAIAQLPVDPSLASLLIVAGEAGLAESAAQLVALLSERDILPGEGVDLRRRLEALENQPQRFGAVLAEARRLKINNGHSEQRWRDAMGTLLASVYPLQISRRRSGGRGRYQMADGPGLFLHDSDSLQGTEWLLVMDTDGQPKDARIRLAWPLTEDEVEAAQEQHGVWREQVGWDAERQRVSGRRERMLGNLVLQSQTLTSLDSEQRITGLLAGIRQLGLAVLPWDESWRQWQARVVRLACVQPDGHWPDVSEAGLLSDLEQWLAPYLAGMRSVVDLKKLPLGVALSSLLTLEQQRQLKQDMPESVVIPTGRSVRLDYTGEQVVLAAKLQELFGLKTLPALAGGALSITVHLLTPAGRPAAITDNLARFWAENYAAVRKDLRGRYPKHPWPENPLDAQATGLTKRRLGQ